The nucleotide sequence GGGTATCGTGGCCGATGAGCTGGCGAATGCGGCGGCCGTGCGCGGCATCGACGCGCCGAATCGGCGCACGAGCTACTACGAGCTGCATATCGGTGCGGCTGATGCGCTGCTGCTTGCGTACTTCGCCGCGATTGCGGGCGTGTCTGCGGCGCTGGGCGCGGGGGTGCTGGCATGACGGCGTCGCAGAGGCTGCGCGATGGCATGGCCGTGGAATTCCATGGAGTGGCGTTCTCCTATGCCGATGCGGAAGGAAACCTGTTCGAGCCGGTGTTGAAGGGTGTGAACCTGTCTGTTGCGCGAGGGCAGTGCGTGGCGGTGACGGGTTGTTCCGGCTGCGGGAAGACCACGCTCATGCGCCTCGTGAACGGGCTGGCGCCCCAAGCCTACGACGGGGAGCTTTCCGGTGCGGTGCGCGTGCTGGGGCAGGATGCGGCCGACTTGGGCATCGAGGGGCTCTCGCTGTGCGTGGGCTCCGTGTTCCAGAATCCGCGCAGCCAGTTCTTCAACCTGGACACCACCTCCGAGATCGCCTTCGGGTGCGAGAACGCGGGCCTGCCGCACGATGAGATTCACCTCCGCGTTCACGACGCCGCAGCCGACCTGGGCATCTCTCATCTGCTCGACCGTGACATCCGGAAGCTTTCGGGAGGACAGCGCCAGATGGTGGCCCTTGCGTCGGTGCATGCGCTGGGTCCGGAGGTGTTCGCCCTTGACGAGCCCACGGCCGCACTCGATGTGGCGTCCATGCGCACCCTTGCGCACCTCGTTCGGCGTCTGAAAGAGCTAGGGCGTACGGTGATCGTCTCGGAGCACCGGCTGTGGTGGCTGCGGGGGATAGCCGACCGGGTGGTGCATATGGAGAACGGGCGCATCGCCCACGACTGGGTGGCTGCGGAATTCGAGCGCCTGTCCGTGTGCGAGCTTCACCAGATGGGCCTGCGGGCCTGGCGCATCGAGGATGCCCGCGCCGAAGACATGCCGACGGCCAGGCAGGATCCCTCCGCTCCCATGCTCGCCCCGGGCGCCGCCTCCGCTGCAGCGCTCTCGTTCAGCGACCTTCGTGCGGGCTATCGTCGCGGCGGTGATGTGCTACGCGGGGCCGCCGGCGTGTTCGCGCCCCGGCGTATCGCGGCTTTGGTGGGAGGCAACGGCGCGGGGAAGTCGACGCTTGCGCGCTGCTTGGCCGGGTTGCATCGCGAGCGCGCGGGACAGGTGGCGTTCGGGGGCCGATCGGTTCCGTATCGCAGACGAGCCGGCCGGGCGTTCCTGGTGATGCAGGAACCGGGCTACCAGTTGTTCGCCCATACGACCGCATGCGAGCTGGAAGCGGCCGCGGCCCGCCGCCTCGGCCGCGGCAAGGCGGCGCGGATGGCGGCCAGCGAGGCGCTCGACCGTTTCGGCCTGGCGCATCTGGCCGAGCGGCATCCGCTGTCGCTCTCGGGCGGCGAGCGCCAGCGACTGGCCATTGCGGCCGGCGTGCTGCAAGGGGCTCGCGTTCTGGTGCTAGACGAGCCCACGAGCGGGCTCGATTTCGCCAACATGCAGGCCGTCGCCAGAGAGCTTGAGCGCGTGCGCGACGGCGGCACGTGCGTGACGGTGATCACGCACGACTACGAGTTCATCGTCGCCGCATGTGACGAGGTGGCCGTGGTGGCGGATGGCCGTGTGAGCGTCCAAGAGCCGCTTGAGCGAGCGAACCTGCCCGCCGTGCGCCGCATGCTCGGTTTCGACGGGTGATGAGCTCGCGTGCTTCGGCATTACTTCCGATGAAAGGAGTTCTTGTATGGAATCGACAGCAACGAAAAAGCGCACGCTCGCCCGCGGCACCCGGCTTACCGGTCGCGACTATGTGGTGCTCGCCGTATTCGGCGTGCTTCTGTTCGCGGTGTTCATGGCCTTCTCGATAGTGTGCTCCCTCAGTGCCACCACGTCGTGGTTCACCCATGGGGTGGGCGCTGTTCCGGCCGGCATCGTGTGGACGTATGTGTTGGCCCGTGTTCCAAAACGCGGCGCGGTGGCGCTCATGTGCCTGCTGGTGGCGCTTCTCGGCTTGGTTATGGGCATGTTCTGGACAGGCCCTCTGGGCATCGCCCTCGGCGGTGTGGTGGCCGAGCTCGTGTTGGGCGCGCCGGGCAAGCGCACCGCCTTTCGCCGTGTGGCGGCGTTCGTCTCCTTCGTCGTGTGCTTCTGGGCCGGGCATGTCTCGCTTATCTACCTCACGGGCCAGGCGTACGTGGACATGGTTGTGGCATCGGGAATGACGGCCGAGTACGGCCAGCAGCTCGTGGACTTCATGTACGGCCCGCTCGCCCTGGTGGCGCTTGCAGCAGCCGTGGCGGGTCCCATCGTCGGCGGTCTTTTGGGGGAGCGCGTGTTCAAGAAGCATTTCGCGCGGATGGGCGCCTAGTCGCATCGAGGTGAGCCGACGCGGCCTCGGCAGGCTGCGTTCGAGGAAAGGAAGGAAGCATCATGGCAGAAGCAGCAACGGCAGCTGGCGTGCTGCATGGAACCGCCAGCTCCGGTGGGACGACTCCGCCGGCGGGCGCCCCCGCCGCGGGGGCGGGGAGCGGGCGCGCGCCGGCGGCTGACAGGGCGATGCCCGTGGCGCCGCCTGGCCCCAAAGAGGCCGTCGGACGACTGCTCGGGTTCGCGGGCTCGCGCAAGAAGCTCGCGGTCCTGGGGTGTGTCCTTGCGGGCGTAAATGGCGTCTTCGCGGTCATGCCCCTGGTGTGCGTGTGGTTCGTGCTGCGCGACCTCGTGGCCGTGGCTCCCAACTGGAGCGCTGCGGAGGGGCTTGCCTTCTGGGGCTGGCTTGCGTTCACGTTCTCGGCAACGGGCCTGTTGGTGTACTTCGCGGCGCTCATGTGCACCCACCTGGCGGCGTTCCGCACGGCGGCGAACATGCGCAAGCAGGCGCTCGGCCACTTGGGCCGCGTGCCGCTCGGCTACTTCGACTCCCACGCCTCGGGACATCTGCGGCGCGTGGTGGACGGCTGCGCCGGTCAGACCGAGGACATGCTTGCGCACAAGCTGCCCGACTTCGTGGGGTCGCTCGTCACCCCGGTGGCATTCGTGGCGGTCATGTTCGCGTTCGACTGGATCATGGGGCTTGTGTGCCTCGTTCCCATTGCCATCTCGGCGCTCATGATGTGGTGGATGATGGGGCGTCGGACGAAAAAAGGTGGCATGCCGTTCATGATGCTCTACCAAGACGCGCTCAACCGCATGAACAAGGCGGCCGTGGAATACGTGCGCGGCATCCCCGTGGTGAAGGTGTTCCAGCAGACGGTGCATTCGTTCCGTGCGTTCTCCGAGGCTATCATGAGCTACCGCGACATGGCCTGCCAGTACTCGAAGTCGTGCCAGCGCCCTCAGGTCGTTCAGCTCGTTGCCATCAACGGCACGTTCGCCGTGCTCGTGCCCGCTGGCATCCTCCTGGCGCATACCGCGGGCGATTTCGCAGCGTTTCTGACGGACTTCCTGTTCTATGCGGTGTTCTCGGCCATCACTACCACCATGATGACGAAGGTGATGTACGCGAGCGAGGCCGTCATGATGGCGCAGGACTCCGTGCGCCGCATCGACGAGATACTCGCGACAAAGCCGCTAGCGGAGCCATCGGCGGCGCAGGCCGGGCATCCGCGCGATGGCTCGATCTCCTTCGAGCATGTGGGTTTCGCGTACCCTGGCGCTTTGGAAGACGCGCTGGTGGACATGAGCTTGGAAGTGCCCGCCGGCTCCACGGTAGCGCTCGTGGGACCCTCGGGTGGAGGCAAGACGACGGCCGCCAGCCTCGTGCCCCGCTTCTGGGATGTGGATTCGGGCAGCGTGAGCGTGGGCGGGGTGGACGTGCGCGACATCCCCGCCTCCGAGCTCATGGCGCAGGTGGCCTTCGTGTTCCAAAACGACCGCCTGTTCAAGACGTCGCTTTTGGAGAACATCCGCGCCGCGCGTCCGGGCGCCACGCGCGCACAGGTGGAGGCCGCGGCCCACGCCGCGCAGTGCGACGACATCATGGCGAAGTTCCCCGACGGTTTGGACACGCAGGTAGGCGCGAAGGGCGTGTACCTCTCGGGCGGCGAGTGCCAGCGTATCGCGCTCGCCCGCGCCATCCTGAAGGACGCGCCCATCGTGGTGCTCGACGAGGCCACGGCGTTCGCCGACCCGGAGAACGAGGCGCTCATCCAGCGCGCCTTGGCGAGGCTCTGCGAGGGCAAGACGGTGCTCATGATCGCGCACCGGCTATCCACCGTCACGGGCGCCGACGTCATATGCGTGTTGGACGGGGGCCGGGTGGTCGAGCGCGGCCGGCACGACGAGCTGGTTGCGGCCGGCGGCCTGTATGCGAAGATGTGGAACGATTACCGCACGTCGGTAACGTGGAGGATTGAAGGGAGCGGCACCCATGCTGCGTGATAAGTTCGCACTGACCGAACAGGGCGCGCGCGATTTCAAGCGCGGCGTGGGGGCCGCAGCGTTGGCCAACGTCGTGCTCATGGCGCCCATCGGCGTGCTGTTCACGGTTACGGGCGCGTTCGTGTCCCACTTGATCGACCCGTCGCAACCGTTGCCGGAGCTCGGAGCGTATCTCCTGGCCATCGTTGCGGTGCTCGCCATCATGCTGCTCACGCAGAATCTCGAGTACGACAGCACCTACAACGTGGTGTACAACGAAAGCGCTCGCAAGCGCATCGGGCTGGCCGAGAAACTGCGGCAGCTACCGCTGTCGTTCTTCGGGCAGCGCGATCTGTCGGATCTCACGAGCGCGGTCATGAAGGACTGCGCCGACCACGAGCGCATGTTCTCCCATGTCATGCCGCAGCTGTTCGGTGCAGCCATTTCGACGGCGGTGGTGGCCGTTTGCCTGCTCGCATTCGACTGGCGTCTGGCGCTGGCGGCGCTGTGGCCTATCCCGGTGGCAGTGGCGGTGCTGCTGTCCACCACGCGTCTTCAGCAAGCGGCAGGACGCGCCCGCAACGAGGCGAACCTCGAGCTTGCCGATGGCATCCAGGAGTACCTGGAATGCGCTCGCGAGATCCGCGCCACGAACCAGGTCCCGGCGTTTCTCGGGCGCGTGGGAGAGAGGGTAGACGCCTTCGAGCATGCGAAGATCAGGGCGGAGCTGACTGCTGGCGTGAGCGCGTCGTCGGCCCAGGCGCTTTTGCGGCTCGGCATTGGCACCACGGTGCTGGCAGGTGCGCTGCTCATTGCGGACGGGCAGGTGGACTTCATGGTGTTCTTCTGCTTCCTGCTGGCGGTTACGCGCGTGTACGATCCGGTGAACGTCATCCTGCAGACCATCATCGAGTTGCTGGACTTGCGCCTGAACATCGCTCGGCTGCAGGCTATTGAGGACGAGCCTGTGCAGGCAGGTGCGATCGAGTTCAAGCCGGCGGGTCACGACCTGGCCTTCGAAGGCGTGTCGTTCTCCTACGGCGAGGGCGAGCGCGTGCTGAGCGACGTGACGTTCACTGCCCGCGAAGGCGAAGTGACGGCATTGGTGGGCCCCAGCGGCGGAGGCAAGTCCACCGTGGCCAAGCTGGCTGCTCGCTTCTGGGATGCCGATGCGGGACAGGTGCGCGTGGGAGGAGTGGACGTGGCGGGCGTGGAGCCGGAGGCGCTCTTGGCAGACTACGCCGAGGTGTTCCAGGATGTGGTGTTGTTCGACGATACGGTGATGGGCAACATCCGGCTCGGCCGGGCCGGCGCTTCCGACGAGGAGGTTCTCGCCGCCGCCCGCGCCGCGAACTGCGATGAGTTCGTGCTGTGCATGCCGCAGGGCTACGACACGCCCATCGGCGAGAACGGAAGCCGTCTTTCGGGCGGCGAGCGCCAGCGCATCTCCATCGCCCGCGCCATCCTGAAGGACGCGCCCATCGTGCTGCTGGATGAGGCCACGGCCTCGTTGGACGTTGAGAACGAGACGCAGGTGCAGACGGCGCTCTCGCGGCTTCTGGCGGGCAAGACCGTGCTCGTGATCGCACACCGCATGCGTACCGTGGCGAACGCCGACAAGGTCGTGGTGCTGAAGGAGGGCCGTGTGGCGGAGGAAGGCTCGCCGGAAGAGCTCATGGCACGCGAAGGCGGTTTGTACCGCCGTATGGTGGAGCTGCAAACCGAAACCGCCGGGTGGTCGCTGGCGTCGTAAGCGGCGATATGCACCCTACTGTGCGTGGTACTCGAGCGCTTTCATGCAGAAGGAGTCTGCGCGGTGGCCGAAGAGCCGCCGCGCAGCGTTCACCGTCGAGATGCGCGGCGCTTTCGACAGGCTATTGCGCTTGCTGCGAGCGTCCCGGCAGCCAAGAGCACGATGCCGGCGACGACGGTCGGCTGCACGCTGTCGCCTGTTGCGGCGAGAAGCTTGGCGCTCGATGAAGAAGGCTGGGAGCCGGGCGTCGGGGGCGTCGGTTCGGGTGCAGGTGCGATTGCGGGAACGCCGCTCGCAGCGAGGAACAGCGGACCGGCGACTGCGCCCTTCTTGACGGCAACGACGCCGGTGGCATCGTTGTAGGTGTAGTCCGTGCCGTTGACCAGCTCTCGGCCGTCTGCGCTTCCCAGGCGCACGCTCACCGAGCCGGGCAGCGTATAGCCGGTGTCGGCCGTGAGCGTGAGACAGTTGCTCTCCTCGCCGTCCTTCTCGTACGTTGCGACCGGCTGCTCGGCACCGGTTCCCGCAAGGGAGAGCCCGGCCAGGCTCGCGTTCACCGGGAAGGTGCACGAGCTCACCGTCCCCCCTTCGCCGATGATGATGGGACGTGCGAAGAAGCCGCCCTCGATGACGCCCCGATTGGTCACGTCGCCAAGGAACATGCCGCCCGAGACAGTGCCGCCTTCTTTGTTGCTCACGATGGATGAGAACGTTCCGCCTCCGATGGCGTCGTAGTTCGTCACCGCTCCTGCGAACGTGCCGCCGGTGATGGCGGCCGCATTCCAGTCGGGATCGGGGTCGCCGTTGGTCACGGGGCCGGCGAACGTGCCGCCAGATATGGTGCCGCCGCCGTCGGTGGTGTCCTCGTCGTTGCTCGCAACGGTGCTGGTGGAGGAGAACGTGCCGCCCGCGATGATGCCCCTGCTGAGGATTTCGCCGTTAAACGTTCCTCCCTCGATGGTTCCGAAGTTGTCCATCTCCTCCGAGTTGAACGTGCCGCCCGAGATGGTGCAGGACTTGTTCTTGTCGGTGCCGAATCGTGCGTTGCCGTTCTGCACGTAGGCGTTGAACACGCCGCGGCCTTCGATGGCTCCGGAGTTGTTGACGCCGATGTTGAACTCGCCGCCGCCGATCGTCCCGGAGTTGTCCACGCTGTTGTTGTTGCCGCCGTCTTCGAACACGCCGCCCGAAACCACCGCGCCTTCGCTGTTGGTCACGTAGTCGTCGAACGTGCCGCCGGCAATCTTCCCGTGGTTGTGCGCGGATTCGTGGAACGTGCCGCCTTCGATGGTGCCGTAGTTGTTGACGGGCATATTGAACGTGCCGCCCTGGATGACGCCGCCCGCTTCGTTGTGCACGGTGGAACCGTTTCCCTTGGATCCGTTGACGAAGATGCCGTCTACAATGATGCCGCTGTTCCAGATGCGGTTCTCGCCGGAAACGTCGAACGCGTGGCCCGTGAACGCGAATGCGTATCCCGCTTCGAGCACGAGCTCGCCGTCGTCGTACGTCCAGCCATCGCCTGACGTGCTCACCGGCGCGCCGTCGTCGCCGACCTCGATCGTGACGGGAGTGGGCGTTGCGCCTCTTTCGTCGGCGAACGTGACGCTCGGAGCGAGCGCGCAGGCGAGCGTCGTCAGCAGGGCTAGGGCGAGCAGGCGTTTCCTCATGGGGACCCCCTTCGAGAGCATTGACCCTCGAATGCTAGCATGGGGAAGGGGGCTATCGATTTCCGGATCGAACCCGGCCGCTTTCGCTGCGAAATCGGCCGGGTTCGCCGTGCGCCGCCCGCTAGATGGACGACGCCACAGCCTCGTCGTCCGGCAGGGCTGCGGCTTCTTCGGCGCGCTCGAGCTTGGTCGGCCCCTGGCCCTCCCCGCTACCGGCGACCAGCGCCTCGTCGCCGCGCTCGGCCAGGTACTGCTCCATGGAGTAGTGGGTGATGTCGGATCGGTTGATCACGCCCACCACCTGGCCGTCGTCGAGAACCGGCACCTTCTTCAGATGGTTCTCGCCCAGCACGCGGCACACCTCGGGAAGGTCGGTGTGCACGTCCACGCCTATGATGCCCTTCGCGCCGATGCTCAGCGCCTGCATGCCCATGAGCTCGTCGAGCTTGCGGGCGAAGTCCTTGTTGCCGCCGTCGGCGTCCACGGTCTGCATGATCATGACCACGGGGTCCATCATCATGGTGGAGCGCTTCGACAGGTAGCGCATGATGTCGCCGTCGGACACGAAGCCCACGGCCTTGCCCTCGGCGTTCACGAGCGGCGCCGCGGAGATGTGCTTGTCCACCAGCAGCTTCATGGCCTCGGCCACGGTGGCGTTCGACGGCAGGGTGAACACGTCGCGCTTCATGATGGACTCGAGCACCGTGCGCCGTGCATTGTCCTTGTCGAGCTCGGCAGTCTCGCCCGGCTTGTTCTTCACGAGCGCCACCACCATGACGAAGCCGATGAGGCACAGCACGCCTGCCAGGGCGAACGCCACGTCGATGCCGAAGATGCTGGCCTGCGTGGGAGTCATCACCCGCGCGCTCGCGTTCGTGGCGATGGTGGACGCCGAAACGATGATGGCCGTGCCCAGCGAGCCCGCCACCTGGCGGAACGTGTTGTTCACCGAGGTGCCGTGGTTCACCAGCTCGTTGTCGAGCGCGTTCATGCCCCAGGTGGTGATGGGCATGTTCACCAGCGACAGCGAGAACAGGCGCACCGTGTACAGCACGGTCAGCGTGATCAGGCCCGTTTCGGTTCCCAGGAACGCGAAGCAGAACGTGGTGAGCGTCAGCACGCCCATGCCCACGAGCGCCAGCACGCGCGGGCCGTGCTTGTCGAACAGGCGGCCGGCGATGGGGCCCATGGCGCCCATGATGATGGCGCCGGGCAGCAGCACGAGGCCCGACACGGTGGCCGAGTAGCCCATGAGCGACTGCAGGTAGATGGGCACGAGGATGCCGGCGGCAAGCAGGGCGCCCTGCACGAGCATGCCGATGATGGTGGCGATGAGGAACTTGCGGTTGGCCAGCACGCGCACCTGCAGCATGGGATGCTCCATCTTCAGCTGGCGGCGGAAGAAGAACACGAGCGCCACCACGCCCACGAGCGTGCCCGCGATGGCGTCGGCGCGCAGGCCGTACGAGCCGATGGTGGACAGGCCGTACAGGAGGCCGCCGAAGCCGAACGACGACAGGACGACGGACGGCACGTCGAGGCTGACGTCTTTGTTCGTCTCGCCGCCCTTCTCCAGCACGAACGCGCCGATGAGCACGACGACGGCCGACAGCACGGTGATGATATAGAACATGTCATGCCAGGTGTAGCGGTCGATGATCACGCCGGCGACCGTGGGGCCGATGGCCGGGCCGAACGCGATGACGATGCCGAACAGGCCCATGGCCGTGCCGCGCTTGTCCACGGGGAACGTCCACATGAGCACGGTCATCACGAGCGGCATGAGGATGCCGGCGCCTGCGGCCTGCACGAGGCGGCCGAGCAGCAGCACGGC is from Gordonibacter urolithinfaciens and encodes:
- a CDS encoding ABC transporter ATP-binding protein, which translates into the protein MAVEFHGVAFSYADAEGNLFEPVLKGVNLSVARGQCVAVTGCSGCGKTTLMRLVNGLAPQAYDGELSGAVRVLGQDAADLGIEGLSLCVGSVFQNPRSQFFNLDTTSEIAFGCENAGLPHDEIHLRVHDAAADLGISHLLDRDIRKLSGGQRQMVALASVHALGPEVFALDEPTAALDVASMRTLAHLVRRLKELGRTVIVSEHRLWWLRGIADRVVHMENGRIAHDWVAAEFERLSVCELHQMGLRAWRIEDARAEDMPTARQDPSAPMLAPGAASAAALSFSDLRAGYRRGGDVLRGAAGVFAPRRIAALVGGNGAGKSTLARCLAGLHRERAGQVAFGGRSVPYRRRAGRAFLVMQEPGYQLFAHTTACELEAAAARRLGRGKAARMAASEALDRFGLAHLAERHPLSLSGGERQRLAIAAGVLQGARVLVLDEPTSGLDFANMQAVARELERVRDGGTCVTVITHDYEFIVAACDEVAVVADGRVSVQEPLERANLPAVRRMLGFDG
- a CDS encoding MptD family putative ECF transporter S component — encoded protein: MESTATKKRTLARGTRLTGRDYVVLAVFGVLLFAVFMAFSIVCSLSATTSWFTHGVGAVPAGIVWTYVLARVPKRGAVALMCLLVALLGLVMGMFWTGPLGIALGGVVAELVLGAPGKRTAFRRVAAFVSFVVCFWAGHVSLIYLTGQAYVDMVVASGMTAEYGQQLVDFMYGPLALVALAAAVAGPIVGGLLGERVFKKHFARMGA
- a CDS encoding ABC transporter ATP-binding protein; the encoded protein is MPVAPPGPKEAVGRLLGFAGSRKKLAVLGCVLAGVNGVFAVMPLVCVWFVLRDLVAVAPNWSAAEGLAFWGWLAFTFSATGLLVYFAALMCTHLAAFRTAANMRKQALGHLGRVPLGYFDSHASGHLRRVVDGCAGQTEDMLAHKLPDFVGSLVTPVAFVAVMFAFDWIMGLVCLVPIAISALMMWWMMGRRTKKGGMPFMMLYQDALNRMNKAAVEYVRGIPVVKVFQQTVHSFRAFSEAIMSYRDMACQYSKSCQRPQVVQLVAINGTFAVLVPAGILLAHTAGDFAAFLTDFLFYAVFSAITTTMMTKVMYASEAVMMAQDSVRRIDEILATKPLAEPSAAQAGHPRDGSISFEHVGFAYPGALEDALVDMSLEVPAGSTVALVGPSGGGKTTAASLVPRFWDVDSGSVSVGGVDVRDIPASELMAQVAFVFQNDRLFKTSLLENIRAARPGATRAQVEAAAHAAQCDDIMAKFPDGLDTQVGAKGVYLSGGECQRIALARAILKDAPIVVLDEATAFADPENEALIQRALARLCEGKTVLMIAHRLSTVTGADVICVLDGGRVVERGRHDELVAAGGLYAKMWNDYRTSVTWRIEGSGTHAA
- a CDS encoding ABC transporter ATP-binding protein, which codes for MLRDKFALTEQGARDFKRGVGAAALANVVLMAPIGVLFTVTGAFVSHLIDPSQPLPELGAYLLAIVAVLAIMLLTQNLEYDSTYNVVYNESARKRIGLAEKLRQLPLSFFGQRDLSDLTSAVMKDCADHERMFSHVMPQLFGAAISTAVVAVCLLAFDWRLALAALWPIPVAVAVLLSTTRLQQAAGRARNEANLELADGIQEYLECAREIRATNQVPAFLGRVGERVDAFEHAKIRAELTAGVSASSAQALLRLGIGTTVLAGALLIADGQVDFMVFFCFLLAVTRVYDPVNVILQTIIELLDLRLNIARLQAIEDEPVQAGAIEFKPAGHDLAFEGVSFSYGEGERVLSDVTFTAREGEVTALVGPSGGGKSTVAKLAARFWDADAGQVRVGGVDVAGVEPEALLADYAEVFQDVVLFDDTVMGNIRLGRAGASDEEVLAAARAANCDEFVLCMPQGYDTPIGENGSRLSGGERQRISIARAILKDAPIVLLDEATASLDVENETQVQTALSRLLAGKTVLVIAHRMRTVANADKVVVLKEGRVAEEGSPEELMAREGGLYRRMVELQTETAGWSLAS
- a CDS encoding MDR family MFS transporter, producing MGLSRKQIIMLAVLVFGTFVTVLNQTVVAPALPSVMAEMSVDASTAQWLTTGFTLVNAIMIPITAFLTDRFTTKRLFLVSMAIFTAGSALAGWGPSFAVLLLGRLVQAAGAGILMPLVMTVLMWTFPVDKRGTAMGLFGIVIAFGPAIGPTVAGVIIDRYTWHDMFYIITVLSAVVVLIGAFVLEKGGETNKDVSLDVPSVVLSSFGFGGLLYGLSTIGSYGLRADAIAGTLVGVVALVFFFRRQLKMEHPMLQVRVLANRKFLIATIIGMLVQGALLAAGILVPIYLQSLMGYSATVSGLVLLPGAIIMGAMGPIAGRLFDKHGPRVLALVGMGVLTLTTFCFAFLGTETGLITLTVLYTVRLFSLSLVNMPITTWGMNALDNELVNHGTSVNNTFRQVAGSLGTAIIVSASTIATNASARVMTPTQASIFGIDVAFALAGVLCLIGFVMVVALVKNKPGETAELDKDNARRTVLESIMKRDVFTLPSNATVAEAMKLLVDKHISAAPLVNAEGKAVGFVSDGDIMRYLSKRSTMMMDPVVMIMQTVDADGGNKDFARKLDELMGMQALSIGAKGIIGVDVHTDLPEVCRVLGENHLKKVPVLDDGQVVGVINRSDITHYSMEQYLAERGDEALVAGSGEGQGPTKLERAEEAAALPDDEAVASSI